ACCAGCAAAGAACAACCGGGGCAGTGACTGTGGCTGTGATGAACCTGGAACCACAGAGGGCGGCGTCACAGGAGTTGCCAAGATGTCATAATCACTTCCAGAGGACCCTGTGGCCACATAGGAATAAGAACCTCTTGACCATGGGTCAGCTCTCCAGCGGGTCACAACGGTTTCCTTAGGTTGCGGCACACTGCCAAAAATACCCTTCAGTACAGCCAGGCAGCGCCCCACAATAACATCATCACTAACATTCTCCATGATGGCTGCTGCCTCACCAGCTACTAGTGCCAAAAGCACAGGTGCTCGGTAAAGGTTCCAGAAAAGGAAGAGTTCACCTCTGCTAGCTGTTGTGCTGCCAACATGTCCAAAAAGGTTAGCATTGGGATCCCAGAAGATACGGTCAAAGCAAAGCACCACCTTATTGAGATTGCCAAAACCTAGCCGTTGAATGGAACTAACTTTCCACTCTGGAAGAGGTGGAATGAACTGCACGGTGTTTGGTACATTAGGGTTGCCCTGCACTGCTTGCTTCATGACACCAAGTGGGAGTGTGCTAAGGACAGCGTCTGCTTTGAAACTGATGAGACCACCACTGCTCCGGGTGTTAGCAGCTAGAACTTCGACTCCCGTGCTCCCATGGCGGATCTGTTTGACAGCAGTGTTCAGCCGAATTTCGAGCCCTTCTGCAAGTGCAACAGGAACACATGAGTAACCATTACGTACAGTCAGATGTGCACCAGTAAATTCAAAATCGTCGTCTTGATCCCAGTGCTTCAGTGATAGGTTGTTCAAAGGAGTGGCATTGGCGAACTCTAGATTGGCAAAATGCCAGTCAAGCACCTGTCGATCGCGAGACGAGAGGTAGACGTCACTTGGTGGAGATGCCTCCAGCTCTTGCAACTTATCCTCTATCTCTTTTTGCTGCTCAACAAGTTGGTCCCATTCCCGGCAGGTACAAGTTAGTTCGTGCTGTTTGCTTCGCAGCACAAACTCctgcgtgacgtcacgctgtgCCTTGGAAGAGGCAAGTTCCTTGTGCTGCTGATGCAAGGCCTCAATGTGGTCTCGCAGCTGCAGCATGCGCTGTTGGTTTGTCTTAAGCTTCTCTTGCATCTCCAATATAAGCTTCCAGTGCTCAATCTGCTTTTCTTTTACATGTTTCTCTTGAAGTTTTATGACCCATTCCAACGCCTGGCCAAGGGACACTGGCTTGCCTTGTATATAGTTGAAATCAAGCTGGTGCGACAGGTAAGATGTTGCCTCAAGAAGCCGGTTAAACTCGCGCTCTACCATCTCATCTTTGTCTTTAGGCACAGTGGTGCCATTGGACTCGTAGAGCGGGCACTTCTGACGGATCCGATGCAGCTCCATCTTGATCTGCCGGCTCAGCACGGCCACGGGATTGCCGCCCAATCCCGTGACCACCATGGCACCCAGGTCGGCAATGTAGTTGCCCTTGCGGAAAGTAGCCACACGACCGCCGACTCGGTCTCGAGCCTCAAGCACGATCACCTCCATGCCAAACTGCTGGAGCTGTTGCGCCGCAGCCAGGCCCGAGATGCCGGCTCCTACGACAATGACCTTTCCGTGCTTCTTGGCTGGCGGACCACGGATGCGTTCGTAGACGCCGAAGTTGACGAGCCCCTGGCGCTCCAGGTAGGCGTGTACACGCATCACGAAAGGCACGTCGCTGTTGTACGGTGGTTCGATTTGCGGAAGCGCGTTCTCGAATATAAGCTGCATCTTGGGGTTCTGCAGCCACAGCTGCAGCAGGCGGTTGCGGATGTGCAGGAACACCTTCTGAGTTTGCTGCGGGCCCTGCGCCACGTCTGGGAAGCAGGCCGCTTCCTGAGCCGTCATCTTGTCGAAAGGGAGCCGGCTCTGAAAGGCGGCCCCTTCCAGCCCAGTCGGGTCCTCCATCTCGCTGTCCACGTCTTGCCCATCGCCGCCGCCCTCGGAAATTGTCGCCGCCGCTGAACGCTCGCCACGACGGTCACCTGTGCTGCCCAAGCGTGCCTGCTTGGCATGCTGGCTGTTGCCGCTCTCGTCGTCCGACGCGTAGCTGGCGCCGTCGTCGCCAGGAGGTCCAGCTGTTCCGCCGGCGGCTTGCCTGTCGCCCATTTCCTTCGGATCGAGACGTGCCCGTCGCCTTCGTGTCGTGCGTCTACCTGTGGGATCGTCGTCTCTGAGTTCACTTCCAGCTGCCGCTGCCTGATCGGCAGAGAACACTTCCTGGGGGCTGAGCCGTTTTCTGTCGTCCGAGGAACTCATTCTGAAAAACCTCTGGCTGTTCCTGTCAGTTATAATGAAGCTGTGGATGTCCTAGCCAGACGCCTGGTAGCGCGGTCGTTCATTCAATGGTGACCAAAGAATATGGTGAGAGCGATTACCGTAGTAGGTGCAGTATTCGGAGGAACAGGCAATGTTTTGTCGGCGTCGACGTCGGCATCGCGCGCACTCCTGCATTTCTGGGCAGCAGCTGTTGCTGATGTTATTTCTAAGTTAGAGGCTGGGCCGATTCTATGGCAACACATTATAagtgaggccgtttgtttgtttttttctctcgttttgTCGAGAAGTCGACGGTCTTCGATACATTCATCCGGGCTCGCAACTGATGTTTCGGTTGTTTCAATGTTGCACACCTTTGCACGCTTTCGACCTAAACGGACAAAATTTCGCCGCTTGACAGCGAGTCTGCCCTCGTTTTTAAACGTTTATTCAAAGagtgcatattttttttaccCCCTATGTAAAATATAATAGTCTGACTGGCAAGCATGTATTTACCTTATGCGCTGTGACTGGCGTATAGGTGATTTTGAAAACACAGCGTCTATGACGTGTTTCAGTCTCGGAAAACTTTTTCTGCCGCATCAAACCAATAAATGCATAGCCTTTAAGATCAGCATTTTAATCATTGGGCGTCGCCATGGCGTCGCCCAATGAGCATATGCCCATGGGGCTTGGATTTAGACGATTTGTACACTAAACGTGAACGCagtgcaaatctcggaggccacaaaaTTGTGTTACTTTTGAAATTAGCCGACAGATGGCGATACCTACTCGGGAGGTAAAAGCAATGATCTGGGCGATCGGGCTCGGTGAATGTTTTTCGCAGTTTCCTAGAAGTAAATGTAGAGAACTGTCATTTTCTGTGAATAGCTTCCACCTGCTGCCCACACTGTGATTGGCGCAGCGTTCGCGGAAGTTCTGCATTTTCCCCGAACATTAAATGCAAGGGAGGAGGAAGAGTAACGACGAGCCCGTTCAATACTTGGCCGGTGCTCCACGGTGACTGTGTATACTTTATGTTCCATTTGGGCAGAGGAACAACATACACAAAATATATGTACCATGAATCTAAGCGAGTGAGTAGCCGAATGCATGTATTTGTTGCAGCGAGAACGTTTAGATATCGTTTGGCGTTGACTGCAACGGCGCCATTTTACCGGCGGTGAATGTCCAACCATAGCGGTCCAACCGTCCAACCTCCGGCGACCAACCATCAACCATAAAAACGGGTGAAAGATCGAGCCGAAGACATCTTGAAAACAAGAGTTTTACCTGCCAAacacactttctgattatgaggcacgccgtagtggtggactctggaaatttcgaccacctgtgttCTTTAAACGATAAACATTCCTAGCACGTGTAACCGTGTCGCCGAATCTTCGGTGGGTCTAGCGGGCGTTTCCTGTTCGTGGGGTGTGCTCTACCATTGGCGCTGTGGCTGTCTCTCTCTGTGCGACAGCGCAGGAACTGTTTAGCAGCTGTTTTGCACAGAACAGCTGCTTCACAGCTGTTTTGTGCTTTCGCCGTAGGGTTCCGGTTGATGATGATTATATTTCTATTGGCATCTTCGATACGGGGCGACGACAAATAGCCACCTAGTCTGCCTGAGCTAACCAAGCACTATATACATGCATAGCAGCCTAGCTAGTAGCATTTTGGCTGTTAACTTGGACCAAGGTTTCACGGGACcattcacgagaccattgacaagctagtagagcaggcggagttgaatcccaatcaaagggccGAACTGGGGGAGCttgtgtttgaatttaaagacatTTTCGGATACACCAGGCAGGACGACTGCGATCGCTCACGATATCGAGTTAACCTCATCGGACCCAGTTCGTtagaaagcttatcgcgtttcacctCATCAACGTCAAGTCACGGCTgatgaaataaacaagatgttagagctaggtgtaatccTAGCTCTAGCCTGGAGAGCgattatacctcgcctcttatcttggttgaggtctcaggaaaggagccgcgaccgtgtatcgactaccgcaggctcaacttaatcacgaaggaccagacctACCCAACACCACATATCGAGAAAAGGCTTAAGAGAGTGGGCAatgctaatttcatctctacgcttGATATAGTCAGAGCgtactggcaggttccgttgaccgagagggcaagcaggcttgcggcgtttatttctccgatgggaacctttcggccggaagtcctgagctttggattcAAGAATGCTCCCTATTGTTTCTTATAGCCTTATGGACCAGGCGCTATGgggaatggaggactttgcacttccgtgtctcgatgacatagcaatctCTTCTTCATCGTGGCCGGACTGtatgcaacacctgcgaaccatgttgtgtcgtctacgagaggccaacttaactgtcAAGGTTCCTaaatgccaattagggcgcgTGGAGGTAGCTTATCCAGTGGCgctacgtaaaactattccaaacttttctattccaattttgcagtcagccctctgcgattggtcgaaaacatttttggaccacccccacttcacctgtctgtcacgcgacgtcacgaaaacagcgatagCTCAACATTTGATATGACGAGCACatactgattatgcgtgatttgaccgaacgaaagaaaaatagttatttctgattcgacgccttttcgccattagccctcggctataggtcaagagttttcgggctgcacccacttcgcctacctgtcacgcgacgtcacaaaaccgcaaaaactcaccacgtcataGTGACGTGTAAGCGTTAAAGATACATCAATattccgaacaaaactgaattttcttctgaatagccgcggGCTGCC
This Dermacentor albipictus isolate Rhodes 1998 colony chromosome 1, USDA_Dalb.pri_finalv2, whole genome shotgun sequence DNA region includes the following protein-coding sequences:
- the LOC135900297 gene encoding lysine-specific histone demethylase 1A-like, with amino-acid sequence MSSSDDRKRLSPQEVFSADQAAAAGSELRDDDPTGRRTTRRRRARLDPKEMGDRQAAGGTAGPPGDDGASYASDDESGNSQHAKQARLGSTGDRRGERSAAATISEGGGDGQDVDSEMEDPTGLEGAAFQSRLPFDKMTAQEAACFPDVAQGPQQTQKVFLHIRNRLLQLWLQNPKMQLIFENALPQIEPPYNSDVPFVMRVHAYLERQGLVNFGVYERIRGPPAKKHGKVIVVGAGISGLAAAQQLQQFGMEVIVLEARDRVGGRVATFRKGNYIADLGAMVVTGLGGNPVAVLSRQIKMELHRIRQKCPLYESNGTTVPKDKDEMVEREFNRLLEATSYLSHQLDFNYIQGKPVSLGQALEWVIKLQEKHVKEKQIEHWKLILEMQEKLKTNQQRMLQLRDHIEALHQQHKELASSKAQRDVTQEFVLRSKQHELTCTCREWDQLVEQQKEIEDKLQELEASPPSDVYLSSRDRQVLDWHFANLEFANATPLNNLSLKHWDQDDDFEFTGAHLTVRNGYSCVPVALAEGLEIRLNTAVKQIRHGSTGVEVLAANTRSSGGLISFKADAVLSTLPLGVMKQAVQGNPNVPNTVQFIPPLPEWKVSSIQRLGFGNLNKVVLCFDRIFWDPNANLFGHVGSTTASRGELFLFWNLYRAPVLLALVAGEAAAIMENVSDDVIVGRCLAVLKGIFGSVPQPKETVVTRWRADPWSRGSYSYVATGSSGSDYDILATPVTPPSVVPGSSQPQSLPRLFFAGEHTIRNYPATVHGALLSGLREAGRIADQFLGCPYAPPRQPQS